A single Vigna radiata var. radiata cultivar VC1973A chromosome 8, Vradiata_ver6, whole genome shotgun sequence DNA region contains:
- the LOC106770630 gene encoding zinc finger protein ZAT11 encodes MHTQHKLQLLSKDQMIIIKPKHNKRQRAPSPPTFANPTSTSIDSATTSTTTTTTPFESIEEEQDMVNCLILLAQGTHHVAPDQNINHKRSTNPRVFRCKTCNKCFPSFQSLGGHRTSHRKPKHYTTDVEAVTATSVRDNDLITTTTLSLKPPTRVNNFTIATRVHRCSTCYAEFSSGQALGGHMRRHRNVVNVSSTTSISADGGGSQEYHGAKKPLNLDLNIPAPEEDQGESTFSFLQPKNLIVFSSSLLNCNY; translated from the coding sequence AtgcacacacaacacaaacTACAACTGCTTTCCAAAGATCAGATGATCATCATCAAACCCAAACACAACAAGCGTCAAAGGGCACCCTCCCCTCCTACCTTTGCCAACCCTACTTCAACCTCCATTGATAGTGCCACAACctcaaccaccaccaccaccaccccaTTTGAATCAATAGAAGAAGAACAAGACATGGTCAATTGTCTCATTCTCCTGGCTCAAGGCACACACCACGTGGCACCAGATCAAAACATCAATCACAAAAGGTCAACAAACCCTCGAGTCTTCCGGTGCAAGACTTGCAACAAATGCTTCCCTTCCTTCCAGTCACTTGGAGGGCACAGAACCAGCCACAGGAAGCCCAAGCACTACACCACTGATGTAGAAGCAGTTACTGCTACTTCTGTTAGAGACAATGATCTCATCACAACCACCACTCTCTCCTTGAAACCACCAACTAGGGTTAATAATTTTACCATCGCCACCAGAGTTCACCGCTGTTCGACCTGTTATGCTGAATTCTCATCTGGGCAAGCCTTGGGAGGCCACATGAGGCGCCACAGAAATGTTGTCAATGTTTCTTCAACAACGTCCATCAGTGCTGATGGTGGTGGTAGCCAAGAATACCATGGAGCTAAGAAACCATTGAATTTGGACTTGAATATTCCTGCCCCAGAGGAAGATCAAGGAGAGTCAACGTTTTCGTTTCTGCAACCAAAAAACCTTATcgtcttctcttcttctttgctgAACTGCAATTACTGA